CAGCTTTAAGATAGGGGCCGATTTTATTTCGTGTAGTCATCAGGTGTGCTTATCGCCCTTCTCCGCGTCCCGTTCTCAGCGCAGGGGCCAGAGCCAAGTTATTCTAACCGCTTAGCTAAGCGGTTATATTTTACCCATTTTCAGAATCTCTAAACGCGTTTTCAGATATTATTTTTAGAATTCAATTTTTGGCTTGAAATACGGCTGTTTTCGGCCCTACCTTTTGTGCAGGAACGAAACGCCCGATTTGAAAATGATAGTGAGGTGACATATTCAGAAAACGTCGTATCGTTATGTAGTGAGAGGCGAGCGCAAAATGCGGTGATTGAAAACAACTGACAACACGGTCTTAAAAGCTCGCCGATTGGGTAAAATCCGATGTCTTCGCGAACCCTTTAATTGAATTCTGGTGCCACAGAGAATCGCAGTCGAGACGACTCGCTAACCACTTAGAAACCGACGTTTTGCCAAAGCGAAAGGAATCTGGACAATCAGACACAAAATTTCATATCTGGCTCACGATTCGGCTTCAGACGCTTGACGTGACGCTCAACCATCGCCTTTACTGGCGCGTTGCCTGGGTGTTCAGAAAACAGAGCTCTGTTTGTCTTGCAAATCGGACTTCGTAAAAGCACCGCAGCGCATAATTCATTAACTCTCATGTTAGAAAATTCCACTGCCCTTCACTGGGGCATTATCGGTACCGGCAGCATCGCCAAGACGTTCGCACGCGGTTTGCGCGACTCGAAAACCGGGAAGCTGATTGGGGTCGCGTCGCGCAGCGAGCAATCGGCCAAGGACTTCGGTGCCGAGTTCGGTCTCGAGAAATGTTTCGATTCGTACGCGAAGCTCCTTGCCGATCCCGATGTTCACGCGGTTTACATCGGCACACCGCATCCGATGCACGCTGAGTGGGCGATTAAAGCTGCAGAAAGCGGCAAACACGTTTTATGCGAAAAGCCGTTGACACTCAACTGGCCCGACGCGCAGCGCGTTGCCGAAGCAGCCATCCGTAATGGCGTGGTACTCGTCGAAGCGTTTATGTATCGCTGCCACCCGCAAACCGCTAAGATTGTTGAGCTCATTCAGAACGGCGCGTTGGGCGAAATCCAGCACATCGAAGCCACGTTTTCGTTCGCCACTGGAGCCGATGAAAATTCGCGCTGGCTGAATTTGGAACTTGGAGGCGGAGGAATACTCGATGTCGGCTGCTACACGGCTTCCTTTGCGCGTCTGGTAGCAGGCGCGGCGCAAGGCAAAGCGTTTGCCGAGCCGCTGAAAATCAAGGCCACTGGCAAACTTGGCACTTCGGGCTGCGACGATTACGCGACGGCGCTCCTTTCATTCGAGAACGATTTAACGGCGACTCTTTTGACTGGCGTGAAACTTAACGCGGGTGGGCAGGCCAAGATTTATGGCACCAAAGCGAATTTGAACGTGCCCTCGCCGTGGTTCTGCAACCAAACACCAAATCTCGTTGTGGAGCCTCACAGCGGTGAAAGACAGGAAATCGCGGTTGATTCTCCGCTCAATCTTTACGCTTATGAAGCCGATGCTCTTGCGGCCCTCGCGCGCGGAGAAAAACCTGCGGTTCCCGTTCAATCCAGCGCCGATGCAGTGGGCAATATGCGTTTGCTCGATCAGTGGCGGTCGCAAATCGGACTGCAATATCCCCAGGAAACACCGGCCCGTCTCACAGTCTCGGCGACAAACGAACCGTTGCAAGTCCACGAAAATGCGATGCGCTACCGTCCTCTGTCAGGAATTGTGAACGCCAAGGGCGAGCCAAAAAAGGTTTCGCAAATCGTGATGGGCACGATGCTCGAAGGCTCGGTCGAACCGCTCACACATGGTCTGGCGCTGTTCGACGACTTTTTTGAGCGTGGCGGCACCTGTTTCGACACCGCCTACATCTACGGTAATGGCTGGGGCGAAAAAACCGTCGGGCACTGGCTCCAAACGCGCGGCGTGCGCGACGAAGTGACGATTCTCATGAAAGGCGCACATCCGCCCAACTGCAGCGTCGAAGGCATGCAGCGTCAGGTTCGTGAATCGCTGGAGCGGATGCAAATCGATCACGCCGACATATATATGATGCACCGCGACAACGTCGAGATTCCTATCGAGGAATGGGTTGACGCGCTCAACGAGGAAGTGCGTCAGGGCCATTTCGCCTTGTTTGGTGGCTCCAACTGGAGCATCGAGCGGGTGCAGGCAGCCAACGAATACGCGGCGTCTAAAGGTCTTCAAGGCTTTTCGGCGCTTTCCAATAACTTTTCACTCGCACGGATGGTAAATCCGGTCTGGAGCGGCTGCGTTTCCTGTTCGGATGCGGCGTCCAAGGCATGGTTGGAAGAACATCAGATCGCGAACTTCTCGTGGAGCAGCCAGGCGCGCGGCTTCTTTGCACGCGCCGACAAGAATTTCACCACCGATGGCGAACTGGTGAACACCTGGTATGCCGACGATAACTTCGAGCGTCTCGAACACGCGCGGCAACTGGCAAAAGAAAAAGGTGTTTCGCCAGTCGTGATTGCAGCGGCGTATGTACTGGCACAAAAATTTCCAACTTACGCGCTGATTGGCCCGCGCAATCTTGCGGAAACCCGCGATTCAATGGGCGCACTGCACGTCGGACTTAACGATAGCGAACTGCGATGGCTCAACCTCGAAGCCTAAATACAAGTTCTTCAAGACACTTGCAGCAATGAATTACGCAATAAGAAGTACGGTCGAAATCGACCGTACTTCTTATTGCCTCTAAAAATGGATTTGACCCCGTACCCGAAGATCGCGACAGCCGAACAGCAGTGCGAATTTAAGCTGATGCCCGCTCAGCTATTAGCCAGACGCGATGGGTTAAGTAACTTCTTTGCAAAGCTGGCGGCGGGCAAAGAAGTGCGCATCGCCTACTTTGGCGGCAGCATTACTGCTGCGCCCGGTTGGCGGGTAAAAACTCTGGCGTGGTTGCGCGAAACGTATCCTCAAAACGAGTTCATCGAAATCGACGCAGCGATTGGCGGCACCGGCTCCGACCTCGGCGTTTACCGTTTCGAGCAAGACGTTCTGCTCCACAAACCCGACTTAATCTTTGTTGAGTTTTCCGTCAACGATGCCAGCGCAACACCACAAGATATCTGGCGTGGCATGGAAGGTATTGTGCGACAGGCCTGGAAATCCGACCCGAACATCGACCTGTGCTACATCTACACGTTTCGCACCGGCTACGAAGAACAACTGGATCAGGGATTGTGTCCACCGGCGGCATCCGCTGACGAAATACTCGCTGAATACCTTGGCATCCCATCCATTAATCCGGCGATGCGCATCGCAGAGATGGCCCGTGAAAAGACTCTCCTCTTTACGCCGTCAAAAGATGAAACAGGCGCAGTTCGCCCGCTTGCCAAAGGAGTCACGCTTTTCTCGCAAGATGGTGTCCATCCCACCGATGAAGGACAAGATATCTATACATCCGTTATCTCCGATGCTCTGCAGCAAATGGCAGTGAACTCGACAGCACAACCTCACACTTTGCCCGCGCCTTTCATTGCCGACAATTGGGATAAAGCAAAGTTAGTTGCGATTGAGCCATGGATGCTCAGCAAAGGCTGGACGAAGCTGGCATCAAACGACGAGATGGTAGAAAAGTTTGCCAACCAATTACCCGAACTCTGGGAAGCAACAAAGCCAGGCTCCAGGCTCCATTTCAAATTCAAAGGCACCGGCGCAAAATTGTATGACATCATCGGACCAGATGGTGGTCAGGTGGTCATCACGGTCGATGGTAATTCTTCTCCGCCACATCCACGATTCGATCACTACTGCACTTATCACCGGCTCGCGTCGCAAGAAATCGCGCGCGAATTAAGAGACGAAGAACACGAAGTCAGCATAGAGCTTCAGCCCGAGCAACCCGACCGCACTCCGGCCACAAGCCAAGAAAACGAGGGGTCCGACCCTCAGAAATACAATGGTACTGTTTTACGTGTCGGAAGTATTATGCTGATGGGCGAAGTGATAAGGTAGCCTCAGCTTTCTCAGAATACGTCTGCGTTTCCGCAAGTTTTTACCGATAGAAATTTAACCTGTAATTTCCAAGTTCCTTATGATCTCCTCCACTCCTCGCCGCGTCCTTCATCTTATTTCTCAGGCACACCTCGACCCCGTGTGGCTCTGGCCGCTGCGTGACGGCATCGCCGAAGCTCTCACGACCATGCAAAGCGCGGTGGATCGCTGCGATGAGAATCCCGACTTCGTCTTTTCGCGTTCCTCCACCCTCACCTATCGCTGGGCAAAAGAAATGGACCCGCGCTTGTACGGTCGAATTCAGGAGCTTTGCGCTGAGGGCCGCTGGGAACTGCTCGGAGGCTGGTTGGAACAGCCTGATTGTAACTTGCCTTCAACCGAAAGCTTCCTGCGGCAGGCTCTTTATGGGCAGCGGTTTCTTCAGGACGAGTTTGGCAAGCAAGCCCAGATTGGATACGTTCCCGATTCCTTCGGTCACGCCGGAGGCTTGCCCCAAATTCTTCAGCAGTCGGGCCTTTCCTATTACGCGTTTATGCGTCCCTCGCCGTATGATAATCCCGACATTCCGCTTTTGTTCTGGTGGCAAAGCGACGACGGCTCGCGTGTTCTGGGCCAACGCATTCCGGGCATCTATTCACAATCGTATTCCGCAACGGCCGACGACATCGAAACTCTCATTCGGGCAGCAGACGAAAAGAATTTCGCCCCCGGCTTTGACCACGGAGTGATGTGGTTCGGTATCGGAAACCATGGCGGCGGCCCAACGCGTGAACACATCGCGCGCGTGCTCGAACTACAAAACGATCCGACGTTACCGGAACTCCGTTTCAGTACTTTGCAAGAGTACTTCGATGCTGTCCAGACATCGCCCGCGTTGACGAATATTCCTGTAATCAAAGACGAGCTTCAGTACATTTTCCGTGGATGCTACTCGGCGACCGGCGAAGTGAAAGCCCTGAATCGCCAGTGCGAGAAACTGCTTTGTAGCGCCGAATCAACGGCGGTTCTTGCTTCCATGCAAGCCGGGATGAAATTCAATTCCAGTAATCTCCAGGAAGCCTGGACTAAACTACTCTTCAACCAATTCCACGATATTCTCGCGGGGACGTGCGTCCAATCTGTTCAGGCAGAGACGCGTCATCGCTTCGGCGCGACGCTCGATGTTGTCAACGACACTCTCAACCGTGCGACCAACATCCTGGCACGTCAGGTGGATACCACAGGGGAAAGTGGCAGCGTTCTCTTTGTTCACAACGCCTTGCCGTGGGAGCGGACAGCGATTGTGCAGGTCGATACTTTCAAGGCCCCCCATGGCCGAGCGCCGATTACTCATCTGGAAACGCCGGATGGCGCAAAGGTGCCTTTGCAATGGCTCACAGCGGATGCGAACTTCGGCCCCTGGGGATTGAAATGGGGCAAGCTCACGGCTGCGGTCACGTTACCGGCTGGAGGCTACCGCACCTTTGGTGTTGTGACGGAAGAAGCTGTTCTTCCCGATGCTACTGAAACCGAAGCGAAGGAAACCAAACAAGTCGCGACAACCCAGTTCGTAAAAACGGATAAAAGCGCCGGTTCCGAGTTGCAGACGCTTGGTGCGACTTCTGCCTTTACCTCTCTTCTCACATCGGGCGGCGGGGAACTCTTGCAAAAAGCGCTGGGCATCGTGATTATCGAGGATAACAGCGACACCTGGGGCCAGAATGCGAGTGAGTTTCGCAACGTCGTTGGTGAAGCTGAAACGGTTTCACACGAAGTCATCGAAGAAGGTTCTTTGCTGTCAGTGCATCGCCAGAAGCTAACATGGGGAGCTTCGGAGTTCTGGCTCGATATTATTCGCTATAAACATACCCCGCAGATTGGCGTTCGCGTACGCATCAACTGGCAGGAGCAACGTAAAATTGCCAAGCTCGAAATTGCGACAAGGCTGGAGGAAAGCGCTGTCGTTGTAAAGAGTGCCGGTGGAGTAACTTCGCGCGAAGCCGATGGCGGCGAAGCACCCTGTCAGGACTGGATAGCGCTGCAAGGCACCCTCGATGGTGAAAAGGTCACGCTTGGGCTGCTGAATGACGGAAGTTATTCTTACGATTGCCGCGAAGGCGTGTTGCGCATGGTGCTGGCGCGCTCAACGCCGTTTGCAGAGCACTCGCCCTTCAATTATGAAGACATTTCCAATGTTGCCTTTACCGATCAAGGTTGGCAGGAGCATCACTTCTGGCTTGTTGTCGGAGGAGACTCATGGCAGGATATGGCGCTGGATCGCTTGTCACAGGAATGGCAAACGCCCGCCTCGCTTCTGCTCGATTCGGCCCATCCAGGCGTTCTGCCACGCGAGAAAAGTATGGTTTCTCTTGAACCTGTAAACGTCTCGTTGCTGGCATTAAAGCCTGCCGAAGCAGGAGACGGCTTTATCTTGCGCGTGCAGGAAGCAAGCGGACAAGCAACTCAGGCTGCGGCTCAGATCGGCGATTCGACATTGCACTTTGAACTGAAGCCTTGGCAGATCAAAAGCTTCCATTTCGCGCAGGAGAATCTGGCGGCAGCACGCGAAACTGACGCTCTGGAACGACCCAATTCATAGGGTGTTTGCACAGCCGTCGCACAACCCAACTGCGATAAGGCTTTCGAGTTCGTAGGCTTAGCGTGAGGATTAAGGCTGGAAGCGACCGTACTTTGGAAGACTCGATTTCACGGAACGATTTAAAGTTCTTCTCCAGTTCAAAAAATAAGCAACGCAATTGCGTTGCTTATTTTTTGAACTGAATTGTAGGTTAAGGCTAATTGAATCGCCTACAGTCCTAATACACCGTTCCGTTATTCTACTTGGCGCTTTTTTTGGCACTGCTTTTCGCCGGCGCTTTTGCAGGTGAAGACTTCGCTGCCGATGCTTTGGCAGCAGGTACCGCTTTCGTAGCAGCGGGTTTCGCAGCCGCCTTCGATTGTGATGATTGCGCTGCACCATTTTGCGGCGCAGTCGCAGCTCCCGATTGAGCGCTTGCTTTAAGCACCACAGTCGCCGCATCGGAAAATCTTTTCGCGGTTGCTTTTTCCTGATTCAAGGTATTCGTCAAAATCGCCACTGCTTCTTTTTTGCCAAGCGACCGTGCCAGAGCAATCGCCGAAGAATAGCCCGCGATTTCATAATGTTCAATGCGGAGACAGCCGCCGATGAGAACAACATCCTTAATCGCGCCTTTGGGCTTGTCTTCTTTGAGCGCGCCGGTGATTTCTTCAACCAGACCTTTAGCCGCATCGCAAACAACACCGCGTTCGGGCTTGGAACCCAAGGAAATAAAAGCTTGTTGCAGCGCTTCAGCCTGGGCAACAGTTTCTTCCTGATGCTGCGCTGCGATGGCTTTGAGTTCGGCGCCATCGGCATTTTTCGCAACGGTTTGCAGGACTTTTGCAAATTGCTTTTCTGCCGAAAGCAGGTCGGAGAGTTCGTGGATGAGTGTGTTTTCAAATGTGTCTAGCGGCATAGATGCCTCCTGTGGGTTACTGCTGTGTGGGCAAACGTCTCGCCAACAAAAAAGTACGGTCGAAATCGACCGTACTCTTAAAGTTCAATGATTGTGAATTAGCCTTTTGCTGCTCGTTCCAATCGGCGCAGCACGCGCTCGCGGCCAAGCGCTTCCAGCAAATGAAAGATGCTTGGCCCGACAGTCCGGCCCGAAACAGCCATGCGCGACGGATGAATGAGTTCCGCCGGTTTGATTCCTAGTTCCGCCGCCAATGCGCGCAAGGCCACATCGAGGTTTTCATGTGTCCATTCTTCAATCGCCACAAAGCTATCGTGAAGCTGTTGCAAGCGCGGGCGCGAAGTTTCCGTCAGGTGTTTCGCAACGCCAGTTTCATCGAGCGGATAATCGTCGGTGAAGAACGCACGCGCCGCATCGCCAATGTCGGCAATGCCGTGAATGCGGTCGCGGGAAAGCTCAATAGCCGCGTGCGCATAGGCCGGATCGTCGTGGAGCGCTTCGGCGAAGCCCGGAATCGGATCGAGATACGGACGCGCAAGGGCGATGAACTCGTCAAGCGGCAATGCCTTCAAGCGTTGAATATTGAGCCACGATAGTTTTTCTTCGTCGAAAATCGCGCCCGATTTGTTGACGCCTTCGAGCGAAAATTTTTCGATAAGCTCTTCGCGCGAAAAGATTTCCTGCGTATCGCCGCCGCCCGGATTCCAGCCCAGAAGCGCGAGGTAATTGAACATCGCGTCGGCGGGAATGCCCTGCTTGTCGAAGTCGAGCAGGCTAACGGTTCCATGGCGCTTCGACAGCTTCGAGCGGTCTTTGCCCAGTAGAAACGGCAGGTGCGCGTAAATCGGCACTTCAAAGCCCAGCGCTTTAAGAATCAGAATCTGGCGCGGTGTGTTGCTGAGCCCGTCTTCGCCGCGAATGACGTGCGAGATTTTCATCAGCGCATCATCGACAGCGCACGCGAAATTATAAGTCGGGCCGCCGTCGCTTTTGCAAATCACAAAATCGTCGAGGTCTTTCGAGTTCCAGCTTTGCGCGCCGCGTGTCGCGTCGGGCCACGCAACAGTTTCGTTTTCCGGCACGCGCAAACGCACCACCGCGCGGCGACCTTCGGCTTCAAACGCCGCGCGCTGTTCGTCGCTTAAATCGCGGTGCGCGCCATTGTACCGCGGCGGCAGCTTTTGCTTCGCCTGCTCTTCTTTCATCGCCGCCAATTCTTCAGGCGTTTCATAGGCTTTGTAGGCCGCGCCGCTTTCCAGCAATTGCTGCGCGTATTTCTGGTAAATCTCGGTGCGCTCGCTTTGGCGATACGGGCCATATTCGCCGCCCTGCTGCGGGCCTTCATCAAAGTCGAGGCCGAGCCACGCCAAAGCATCATAAATAATGCGCTCGTATTCGTCCGAACCGCGCGATTGGTCGGTGTCTTCGATACGAAGCACGAACGCACCGTTGTGATGCCGCGCAAAAAGATAGTTGAAAAGAGCTGTGCGCGCCGAGCCGACATGAAAGAAGCCCGTCGGAGAAGGCGCCATACGCACGCGAATAGAAGAATTAGTCATCGCGCGCAGTGTAAACAAAAAGAGTACGGTCGAAATCGACCGTACTCTTTTGCTTATTCCGTTGTCGCTTCTTCCAAAGCATCAACGGCGTCTTTGATACGGCGCTCGGTAATGTTCAAGTCGAGGCTGCTGCGGTCGCGCACGATGTCGCGCACGGTTGCATTCACAGTTCCCAGATCTTCCAGCAGGTCGCGCAAGATTTCCTGCTGCTGCCGCGTGCGCGTGATGCCACGCGGTTCGCTCACCAGGTCGCGCACAACGCTGTCGTCACCGCGTGAAGCAACCAGGGGATCGTTCTGCCCTTCGACAAAAACGTATGTGCGACGGCCCGGCCCACGTTCTTCTTCGATGGGAACAACGCCCGTCACGCGGTCGCTGCGCACATATTTCCCGTAGCCCAAAGGCACCAAAACTCCCGTTTGGATTCGCATTTTTCGCTCCCTTATTTATATGATTCAAGGACGAAAGACAGGCGTTCAGGTGCCGTTATTTTCGCGGTTTCAGCTTGTTCGTTTCGGTCTTTTTTTGTGCTTCATAATTCACGGGCGCAGTGGCTTGCGTTGGCTCATCGAACGACTCGACGCGCCGGAAACCTTTGGGCGGAACCAGTGAATAATCGATGTGAAAGTTTGTTGCGGCTGCAGCTTGCATGACGATTTCGGAATGCCGTTCGTCCCACACCAGGACCTCTTGCGGCCCCGTTTCGTGAACAGCAGCGCGCTGGAGAGTGAAATCGTTAGCAATGTAAAGACTCATCGTCCCCACGACATTCTCATGTGGAGAGTTCAGTTCGATAATAATCTTTTGCGTTGCGCCTGCTTGCGAAGATGGCTCGACCGAGATGCGTTTCAGGTCGGGCGAAAGCAGTAGGGTTCCGAACTTCCCTGACAGCAACTCCGGTAGCGCGCCTTCAAATCCCGCACGTTTCCAGAACTCTTCGCGCTGAATGCGCCAGAAGCCATCGACATTTAATGGCTTGAGAACGTATTGCTTCGGCTTGTTTTTCGCGGTAGCTAACGTTTGCCGGCCATCGCTTTCCCAATGTTCGACATTATTTGTTTCGGCTTTGGAAATACTGCCGCGATTCGAATTGAGAGCAACACGAAAACGCGTTGTCTTTAATTGCTTTCTTTGACCAAAACGTAACGAAACAACACCGCTATACGAAATAGCACGTTGATATTTATCCGCCACCCGCGACAGCAGTTTCAACGCTTTGGGATCGACGGCTGCGTACCTTTCAACGGTTTCGGTTAATGGCGGAGTTTGTTCGGTTGCAGTTTGCGCGGCGGCAGGAATCGCCAGCGCGGCGAGGAGAAAAAATGAAATTTTCATAGGAGCCAGTAAAGCCAGGATCGCGTTAAGTTGAGCTTTGAATTTGGTTGTAACCTACTCTGTTTCCAGGGTTTTCTCGCCAGCGGAATCGAACGTTTCGACGCGACTAAATCCAGAAGGCGGAACAGTGGAAATCGCCGTGGCAAAGCTTGCTGGCGGCGCGGCGAGCGATATTTGCGAATGCCGCTCACTCCACACAACGGTGGATTTACCGGCAGAATTTTCTTCGACTTCATAGCGGCGAAGAGTGAGATCGGGGCCGATGAAGAGGACGTTTTGAAACCATCGCTTTTTATTGTCGGGCGCCAGGCGAATCTCTATCTTCTGTGTCGCCCCAGCCTCGCGTGTCGGCACGATTTTCACCGAGCGGAGCGCAGGATCTAGAAGTAGCTGTCCAATTCTTTCCGAAAGTAACTCAGGAAGTGCTCCGAGCAAACCTGCATGTGCCAGAAAGACCTCGCGCTTAAGTCGCCAATTTTCTGTCGCGGCCAAAGGTTGCGTGATGTATTGTTTTGGCCCGCGCGATGCTGTTGCCAGTAGCTGTTTACCATCGCTCACCCAGGTTTCCGTTCCCTGTTTGCTGGTAACAGTGACGCTGCCTTGCCCCTGACGCGTTACGGCCACCTTTATGCGAGCGCTGCTTTGCATGCCCTTTCCAAAAGAAATCTGCAAATCGGTTACGCCGCGATAGTACGGAGCCAGACGATACTTCTCGGACATCCGCGCCAAAGTATTCAACGCTTTCGGATCGACAGTCGGGTTGGTTTCAGCAGCTACGACAGCGCGTGTCGAGATCGCGGCAAAAGCAATCGTTGCAAGAAAACAAAGCTGTTTTTTCATAATAAAAAAGTACGGTCGAATTCGACCGTACTTTCTATCTTACTTCTTTATCTTGTCGCCGAATTTCTCATGGAATTTCTTCACTTTCGGCGCAATAACGTATTTGCAATAAGGCTCGTCGAGATGAGTTGCGTAGTAGTTCAGATGGTAATCTTCGGCGCGTGTAAAATCCGTAAGAGCCTGAACTTGCGTCACAATCGGGTTTGGCCACTGCTTCTTCGTGGTTGCTTCCGCAATGGCGGCGAGAGCCGACTGGCGTTGCGCTTCACTGCGCGTGAAGATCGCCGAGCGATAGTGCGTGCCCTCGTCCGGCCCCTGACGATTGAGTGTTGTCGGGTCGTGAATCGCCAGAAACACATGAAGCAGTTCGCTGTAAGAAACGACCTTCGGGTCGTAGATGACATTGACCGTTTCAGCGTGGCCTGTCTGGCCCGTAACAACTTGGTCGTAGGTCGGGTTTTGAGTTGTGCCGCCCGCGTAGCCCGGCTCGGCAGATACGACACCTTCCAGTTGCCCGAACATATGCTCGACGCTCCAAAAGCAGCCAGCGGCAAAGGTCGCGGTTTCTTCCCCGGCGCGTGCCTGGCGTGCGACCGGCGGCGCGATTGAAGACGTAGCTTTCACCGTGTCCCCGCCCGCATTGGCGCGTGGCAAATGCGTGACAACCAAAGCAAAAAAAGCTAGCGCTACAATAAAGCCGAAAAAACGTTGCGTGTTAGAAATCATCAATTCTCCTGATAGATTTAAAACACACGTGAGCTTCCTGCGTTCCGCAAACAAAAAGAGTACGGTCGATTTCGACCGTACTCTTTCAGGTATCTTTTATTGCAATTCGTCGAGCCGAACACGGCGGCCTTCTTTGGCGCTTTGAATTGCGGCGAACACCATCGCGAGCGAATTCAAATTATCCGCTGCGCTGCATTCGGGTTCGCGACGCGTGCGGCACGCATCGAGAAATTCATCGAGAATCGCGACTTCGCTCGGCTTCACGGCGTCGGTTTCGATTTCGCGCGTTTCCTTGTTTTCCACGCGATGCAGATGCGAAAACGAAATGCCTTTAGATGAAACATCGAGCGAACCCTCTGGGCCTTCGATGCGCCAATCACCGTTCCACTGCGTTTGCGAGCCAACTGCACACGCCACGCAAATATGCGTTGCACGCAAGCCGCTCGGATATTCAAAAACAATCGCGTGGCACGCATCGCCCGCGTGCCAGCCCCACGGCTGATTCCACGTAATCGCCTGCACGCTTTCGGGGCTTTCGCCCAGCGTGTAACGCAGCAAATCGAAATGATGCACCATCATGTCGTTAATGAGCATGTACGGCTCGGTGACGTAATGTGTGCCGGGGAAATCGGCCCACGGCATATAAAAGCGCACATCACACTGACCGGGCTTGCCGATAACGCCTTCATCAATGAGACGGCGCATGGTGCGCGGCTGACCACCAAAACGATAGTTTTGGGTAATCATGTGGATGCGGCCTGCTGCTTTGCCCGCTTCAACAACTTCAAGCGCATCGGCGTACGATTCCGACAAGGGCTTTTCGCCCAGCACATCGAGACCGGCGGCGAAGGCTTTTTCAGCAACTTCGCGATGAATCTTGGGCGGCGTCACGTCAAGTACGAAATCGGCATTCGAATTGGCGATGGCTTCTTCGAGCGTTGAAAAAATCTGTTCGCGCGGCACGTCGTGCTTTTCAACCGCGCGCGTGATGCTGCTTTCAAACGGCTCGACAAACGCCACGATATCGACGCCTTCGTATTTGCGAACAATGCTAAGCCAGTGCAGCCCGCGTCCGCCAAGCCCGGTGAGAATACAATTCATAGTTTCCTTGAGTACGGTCGAATTCGACCGTACCGCTTACGCCTGTGCGATAGCCGCGCGCACGAAGTCGAGGCTCTTCTTCAAGTTCGCGGCTGTGGCTTCATCGGAGTCGCCCGAAATGCCGCATTCATAAGCCATGAAGCCGTCGAAACCGATTTCTTTCAAAGCCTTGAATGACGCGACGAAATCGATGCTTCCTGTTCCTGGCTCCAAGCGCGTGTTGTCAGCCAGATGAACATGCGAAACGTGCTTGCCTGCATCGCGCAAGGCTTGCGGCGAATTGGTTTCTTCGATGTTCATGTGGAACAAATCCGACAACAAGCCAATGCCGCCAACTTTCGCCGCTTCGATAACGCGCACGCCGTCACTTTGCTTGCGCAAATAATGCTGTTCGTAGCGATTCAGCGGCTCCAGCATAAAGAGCGCTTTGTTCTGCTCGGCAATCGGGCCAAGCTCGTGACAAGCGGCGAGCATCAATTCTTCTTCCAGTTCCAGCGCTGTTTTGTAAGGCGACAAATCGGGCACAAGTGGCGGGCCGAAAATCGGCGGCACAATCTGGCCGCGCGCGCCGACTTCACCACAGAACTTCAAGATGGCAGCGCTGCCGTCAATCGAGGCACGACGCTGCGTTTTGTCGGGGTCGAGAAAACGGAAGCTGGATGAACCGTCGGGCGCAGCGTTTCCGCAGACGCTACAAATTGGAACAATGCCGTTAATGCCTTCGGCGTCGCGCTTCATTTGTTCCAATCCGCCACCAAAGGCTGAAACTTCGAT
This sequence is a window from Abditibacteriaceae bacterium. Protein-coding genes within it:
- a CDS encoding aldo/keto reductase, with the translated sequence MLENSTALHWGIIGTGSIAKTFARGLRDSKTGKLIGVASRSEQSAKDFGAEFGLEKCFDSYAKLLADPDVHAVYIGTPHPMHAEWAIKAAESGKHVLCEKPLTLNWPDAQRVAEAAIRNGVVLVEAFMYRCHPQTAKIVELIQNGALGEIQHIEATFSFATGADENSRWLNLELGGGGILDVGCYTASFARLVAGAAQGKAFAEPLKIKATGKLGTSGCDDYATALLSFENDLTATLLTGVKLNAGGQAKIYGTKANLNVPSPWFCNQTPNLVVEPHSGERQEIAVDSPLNLYAYEADALAALARGEKPAVPVQSSADAVGNMRLLDQWRSQIGLQYPQETPARLTVSATNEPLQVHENAMRYRPLSGIVNAKGEPKKVSQIVMGTMLEGSVEPLTHGLALFDDFFERGGTCFDTAYIYGNGWGEKTVGHWLQTRGVRDEVTILMKGAHPPNCSVEGMQRQVRESLERMQIDHADIYMMHRDNVEIPIEEWVDALNEEVRQGHFALFGGSNWSIERVQAANEYAASKGLQGFSALSNNFSLARMVNPVWSGCVSCSDAASKAWLEEHQIANFSWSSQARGFFARADKNFTTDGELVNTWYADDNFERLEHARQLAKEKGVSPVVIAAAYVLAQKFPTYALIGPRNLAETRDSMGALHVGLNDSELRWLNLEA
- a CDS encoding SGNH/GDSL hydrolase family protein, translated to MDLTPYPKIATAEQQCEFKLMPAQLLARRDGLSNFFAKLAAGKEVRIAYFGGSITAAPGWRVKTLAWLRETYPQNEFIEIDAAIGGTGSDLGVYRFEQDVLLHKPDLIFVEFSVNDASATPQDIWRGMEGIVRQAWKSDPNIDLCYIYTFRTGYEEQLDQGLCPPAASADEILAEYLGIPSINPAMRIAEMAREKTLLFTPSKDETGAVRPLAKGVTLFSQDGVHPTDEGQDIYTSVISDALQQMAVNSTAQPHTLPAPFIADNWDKAKLVAIEPWMLSKGWTKLASNDEMVEKFANQLPELWEATKPGSRLHFKFKGTGAKLYDIIGPDGGQVVITVDGNSSPPHPRFDHYCTYHRLASQEIARELRDEEHEVSIELQPEQPDRTPATSQENEGSDPQKYNGTVLRVGSIMLMGEVIR
- a CDS encoding glycoside hydrolase family 38 C-terminal domain-containing protein, with translation MISSTPRRVLHLISQAHLDPVWLWPLRDGIAEALTTMQSAVDRCDENPDFVFSRSSTLTYRWAKEMDPRLYGRIQELCAEGRWELLGGWLEQPDCNLPSTESFLRQALYGQRFLQDEFGKQAQIGYVPDSFGHAGGLPQILQQSGLSYYAFMRPSPYDNPDIPLLFWWQSDDGSRVLGQRIPGIYSQSYSATADDIETLIRAADEKNFAPGFDHGVMWFGIGNHGGGPTREHIARVLELQNDPTLPELRFSTLQEYFDAVQTSPALTNIPVIKDELQYIFRGCYSATGEVKALNRQCEKLLCSAESTAVLASMQAGMKFNSSNLQEAWTKLLFNQFHDILAGTCVQSVQAETRHRFGATLDVVNDTLNRATNILARQVDTTGESGSVLFVHNALPWERTAIVQVDTFKAPHGRAPITHLETPDGAKVPLQWLTADANFGPWGLKWGKLTAAVTLPAGGYRTFGVVTEEAVLPDATETEAKETKQVATTQFVKTDKSAGSELQTLGATSAFTSLLTSGGGELLQKALGIVIIEDNSDTWGQNASEFRNVVGEAETVSHEVIEEGSLLSVHRQKLTWGASEFWLDIIRYKHTPQIGVRVRINWQEQRKIAKLEIATRLEESAVVVKSAGGVTSREADGGEAPCQDWIALQGTLDGEKVTLGLLNDGSYSYDCREGVLRMVLARSTPFAEHSPFNYEDISNVAFTDQGWQEHHFWLVVGGDSWQDMALDRLSQEWQTPASLLLDSAHPGVLPREKSMVSLEPVNVSLLALKPAEAGDGFILRVQEASGQATQAAAQIGDSTLHFELKPWQIKSFHFAQENLAAARETDALERPNS